One Chryseobacterium wanjuense genomic region harbors:
- a CDS encoding sulfate adenylyltransferase subunit 1 — translation MDILRFITAGSVDDGKSTLIGRLLYDSKNILIDQLEVLEKQSKNKNENGVDLAILTDGLRAEREQGITIDVAYRYFSTPKRKFIIADAPGHIQYTRNMITGASNSQLIVILIDARQGVIEQTRRHSIITSLLKMKNVVVAINKMDLVEYSEEIFNDIKAQYQLVAEKLGLENVNYFPISAFHGDNIVAKSENMAWYEGSTLLDFLEDVEINSAKNFDSPRFQVQYVIRPQTDDLHDYRGYAGEVISGIYTKGDEITVLPQNIQTKISKIETGGKEVDSVFTNQPAVLHIEDDIDISRGDFLVKNESLPKVENEIEAVVCWLDKKELNEGNKYFIQHKSKILKAIVKEIEYKIDVNTLEKMPTSESIKLNEVVKVRLKTASPLVFDSFEESNATGNAVLIDETSNSTVGAVMIL, via the coding sequence GTGGACATATTAAGATTTATCACTGCAGGAAGCGTAGACGACGGGAAAAGTACCCTGATCGGAAGGCTTCTCTACGACAGCAAAAACATATTGATCGACCAGCTGGAAGTACTGGAAAAGCAATCGAAAAACAAAAACGAAAACGGAGTAGATCTGGCAATTTTAACAGACGGATTGAGAGCCGAAAGAGAGCAGGGAATTACGATTGATGTAGCGTATCGCTATTTTTCAACACCGAAAAGGAAGTTCATTATTGCAGATGCGCCGGGACATATCCAGTATACCCGGAATATGATTACGGGAGCTTCAAATTCACAACTGATTGTCATTCTGATTGATGCGCGGCAAGGCGTGATCGAACAAACGAGAAGACATTCGATCATTACGTCTTTATTAAAGATGAAAAATGTTGTAGTTGCCATTAATAAAATGGATTTGGTGGAATATTCTGAAGAAATTTTTAATGATATTAAAGCTCAATATCAATTGGTTGCGGAGAAATTAGGTTTAGAAAATGTCAATTATTTCCCGATTTCAGCATTTCATGGCGACAATATTGTTGCAAAATCCGAAAATATGGCTTGGTATGAAGGTTCGACCCTTCTGGATTTTCTGGAAGATGTTGAGATTAATTCAGCCAAAAACTTTGACAGTCCTCGATTTCAGGTGCAGTATGTCATTCGTCCGCAAACCGATGATCTCCATGATTATAGGGGATACGCGGGAGAAGTGATCTCTGGAATTTACACAAAAGGTGACGAAATTACCGTTCTTCCTCAGAATATTCAGACGAAAATTTCAAAAATAGAAACCGGCGGAAAAGAAGTGGATTCTGTTTTCACCAATCAGCCTGCCGTTCTGCATATTGAGGATGATATAGACATCAGCCGCGGCGATTTTCTGGTAAAAAATGAAAGCCTTCCGAAGGTTGAAAATGAAATTGAAGCCGTTGTCTGCTGGCTTGATAAGAAAGAATTAAATGAAGGAAATAAATATTTTATCCAGCATAAAAGCAAGATTTTAAAAGCGATTGTCAAAGAAATTGAATATAAAATTGATGTCAACACCTTAGAAAAAATGCCGACTTCCGAAAGTATTAAACTGAACGAAGTGGTAAAAGTCCGTTTGAAAACCGCTTCACCATTGGTTTTTGATAGTTTTGAAGAGAGCAATGCAACAGGAAACGCTGTTTTAATTGATGAGACGAGTAATTCGACGGTTGGTGCTGTGATGATTTTATAA
- the cysD gene encoding sulfate adenylyltransferase subunit CysD codes for MSTYTLDYLEQLEAESIYIMREIAAQFEKPALLFSGGKDSITLVHLAKKAFTPMKIPFPLVHIDTGHNFPEALQFRDYLAENIGAELIVRKVEDTIKAKNLTEPKGKFASRNWLQTHTLLDTIEEFQFDACIGGARRDEEKARAKERFFSVRDEFGQWDPKLQRPELWNIYNGRINKGENVRVFPISNWTELDVWNYIKKENIQLPSIYFAHNRDVIEYDGQLIAVSDFIQIDENDTIVNKKVRYRTVGDMTCTAAVESSAETLDEVVNEITASRISERGETRIDDKVTEAAMEDRKKGGYF; via the coding sequence ATGAGTACCTATACACTAGACTATCTGGAACAATTGGAGGCCGAAAGTATCTATATTATGAGAGAAATTGCGGCTCAGTTTGAAAAACCCGCTTTGCTTTTCAGTGGCGGAAAAGATTCCATCACGTTGGTTCATCTGGCAAAAAAGGCTTTTACTCCGATGAAAATTCCGTTTCCGTTGGTTCATATTGACACGGGACACAACTTCCCGGAAGCCTTGCAATTCAGAGATTATCTGGCGGAAAATATCGGTGCCGAACTGATTGTAAGAAAGGTGGAAGATACCATTAAAGCTAAAAATTTAACCGAACCCAAAGGAAAATTTGCATCAAGAAACTGGTTGCAGACGCACACTTTATTGGATACGATTGAAGAATTTCAGTTTGATGCCTGTATCGGCGGAGCAAGACGGGATGAGGAAAAAGCCAGAGCCAAAGAACGTTTTTTCTCTGTTCGTGACGAGTTCGGGCAATGGGATCCGAAGTTACAACGTCCGGAATTGTGGAATATTTACAACGGAAGGATCAACAAAGGTGAAAATGTACGGGTTTTCCCTATTTCCAACTGGACAGAACTGGATGTCTGGAATTATATTAAAAAAGAAAATATCCAGCTACCCTCGATTTATTTTGCGCATAACCGCGATGTGATCGAATATGACGGACAATTAATCGCCGTTTCAGATTTTATTCAAATTGATGAAAATGATACGATTGTGAATAAAAAAGTCCGTTACAGAACGGTTGGGGACATGACTTGTACCGCAGCCGTTGAAAGCTCTGCTGAAACTTTGGATGAGGTGGTGAACGAAATTACAGCATCAAGAATTTCCGAGCGTGGCGAAACGAGAATCGATGATAAAGTGACGGAAGCGGCGATGGAAGACAGAAAGAAAGGAGGATATTTTTAG
- a CDS encoding phosphoadenylyl-sulfate reductase, protein MISKEDADTLKQLSAEEGLKLISSKFPEGVVFSTSLGQEDQVITDIIFRNGLPIKVFTLDTGRLFYEHYELLSQNNSRYKIQTEVYFPEASDVEKYVNEKGINAFYHSIENRKECCYIRKVKPLNRALNGAKIWITGLRSEQSENRENMPVIEWDEDRKLFKYNPLIHWSYQNVLDYLDQNKVQELSLHKKGFISIGCQPCTRAIVEGENPRAGRWWWENSHKECGLHSH, encoded by the coding sequence ATGATTTCAAAAGAAGATGCAGATACACTGAAACAGCTTTCAGCAGAGGAGGGATTGAAATTGATCTCATCAAAATTCCCGGAAGGAGTTGTTTTCTCAACATCGCTTGGTCAGGAAGATCAGGTCATTACGGATATAATCTTCAGAAACGGTTTACCAATAAAGGTTTTCACGCTAGATACGGGAAGACTTTTTTATGAGCATTACGAGCTGCTTTCACAGAACAATTCAAGGTACAAAATCCAAACGGAAGTCTATTTTCCGGAAGCTTCTGATGTAGAAAAATATGTGAATGAAAAAGGGATCAATGCTTTCTATCATTCCATTGAAAACAGGAAAGAATGTTGCTATATCCGCAAGGTAAAGCCTTTAAACCGCGCTTTGAATGGTGCTAAAATATGGATCACCGGTTTGCGTTCCGAGCAGTCGGAAAACCGTGAAAATATGCCTGTTATTGAATGGGATGAAGATCGCAAATTATTCAAATACAATCCATTAATTCACTGGAGTTATCAAAATGTTTTAGATTATTTAGATCAAAATAAAGTTCAGGAATTGTCTCTGCACAAAAAAGGCTTCATCAGTATCGGTTGTCAACCCTGCACAAGAGCGATCGTGGAAGGAGAAAATCCCCGTGCCGGCCGTTGGTGGTGGGAAAATTCACACAAAGAGTGTGGTCTGCATTCGCATTAA
- a CDS encoding RrF2 family transcriptional regulator has product MLSKKSQYAFKALSYLVEKRNDGPILISEIAEHKKIPLKFLENILLELKKADILDSKKGKGGGYFFKENPENVKLAKIIRLVNGPIALLPCVSLNFYEKCDDCSEDHCGLHDVLIEVRDASLNILEKRTLMDLVD; this is encoded by the coding sequence ATGCTGTCTAAAAAATCTCAATATGCTTTTAAGGCGTTGTCATACCTTGTAGAAAAGAGGAATGACGGCCCGATTCTTATTTCCGAAATTGCGGAACACAAGAAAATTCCTTTAAAGTTTTTAGAAAATATTTTGCTTGAACTTAAAAAAGCGGACATTCTCGATAGTAAAAAGGGGAAAGGAGGGGGATATTTTTTTAAAGAAAATCCTGAAAACGTAAAATTGGCGAAAATCATCCGCCTTGTAAACGGGCCGATCGCACTTCTTCCTTGCGTAAGCTTAAATTTTTACGAAAAATGTGATGACTGCAGTGAAGATCATTGCGGCTTACATGATGTATTGATCGAGGTTCGCGACGCTTCATTGAATATTTTAGAAAAAAGAACTTTAATGGATTTGGTGGATTAA
- a CDS encoding DUF4268 domain-containing protein — protein sequence MFSKQEAQQLKKEFWTAFGKSFPRKWILYDTKVKDLSFKFYADNKKVEVSLDIEMKDEVFRNAYYEKIWSLEDILKDFIGDFTKEEYFTLENGKVIAKIWVEKHGVSIFNKNTWQEIFEFFVEKMDGFERFYYEYEDFIKDV from the coding sequence ATGTTCAGTAAACAGGAAGCACAGCAATTAAAAAAAGAATTTTGGACGGCTTTTGGAAAGTCTTTTCCAAGAAAATGGATTTTGTATGACACAAAAGTGAAGGATTTGTCATTCAAGTTTTATGCAGACAATAAAAAAGTGGAAGTTTCTTTGGATATCGAAATGAAAGATGAAGTTTTCCGAAATGCATATTATGAAAAGATCTGGTCGCTGGAAGATATTCTGAAAGATTTTATCGGAGATTTTACAAAAGAAGAATATTTTACACTCGAAAACGGAAAAGTGATTGCAAAGATCTGGGTCGAAAAACACGGAGTTTCTATCTTTAATAAAAATACATGGCAGGAAATTTTTGAATTTTTTGTCGAAAAAATGGATGGATTTGAGAGGTTTTATTATGAGTATGAGGATTTTATAAAGGATGTTTGA
- a CDS encoding SDR family oxidoreductase yields the protein METTKVWFVTGASKGLGLALIKKLLEQNYRVAATTRNVQTLIDEIGNASETFLPLEVSLTDDENVKSAIEKTVEHFGQLDVVVNNAGYGQLGTLEELSDKEARANFDVNVFGTLNVIRNAMPHLRNQGSGHIFNISSIGGYSGNFPGWGIYCSTKFAVAGLTEALAEEIKDFGVKATVVYPGYFRTDFLSKESVRTPENSIPEYEAARNSEQAHLDEINGNQPNDPDKGAEAIIAISEVENPPVHFLLGSGTDEYLNNKIQIITGDAEKWSDLTFSTVI from the coding sequence ATGGAAACAACAAAAGTATGGTTCGTGACAGGAGCTTCAAAAGGTTTAGGATTAGCTTTAATCAAAAAATTATTAGAACAGAATTATCGCGTAGCGGCTACCACAAGAAATGTGCAGACCTTGATCGATGAAATCGGAAATGCATCTGAAACATTTTTACCGCTTGAAGTAAGTTTAACTGATGATGAAAATGTAAAATCTGCCATCGAAAAAACAGTTGAACATTTCGGACAATTGGATGTTGTGGTGAACAATGCAGGCTACGGACAATTGGGAACACTGGAAGAACTTTCCGATAAGGAAGCAAGAGCCAATTTTGACGTAAACGTTTTCGGAACACTGAACGTCATCAGAAATGCAATGCCTCATCTTCGCAATCAAGGATCCGGACATATTTTCAATATTTCTTCGATCGGAGGATATTCGGGGAATTTTCCGGGATGGGGAATTTACTGTTCGACAAAATTTGCTGTGGCAGGCTTAACAGAAGCTTTGGCAGAGGAAATTAAAGATTTCGGAGTAAAAGCAACCGTGGTTTATCCAGGATATTTCAGAACCGATTTCTTATCAAAAGAATCTGTGAGAACTCCCGAAAATTCAATTCCGGAGTATGAAGCAGCGAGAAATTCTGAACAGGCTCACCTTGATGAAATTAATGGAAACCAGCCTAATGATCCCGATAAAGGCGCAGAAGCCATCATCGCAATCAGTGAAGTGGAAAATCCACCGGTGCATTTCTTATTGGGAAGCGGAACGGATGAATATCTGAATAATAAAATTCAGATTATTACGGGGGATGCCGAGAAATGGAGTGATTTGACGTTTTCTACTGTGATCTAA
- a CDS encoding helix-turn-helix domain-containing protein — translation MKNTFRFNSLSDFHAFCNLPNPEHPLISLIDYSKVRYPVDDTELKWIQNFYSIGLKRNVNAKFNYGQQEYDFDSGVLCFVSPLQFLSLEMKPGIEVEPTGYLLLIHPDFLWGTSLAKKIKSYEFFSYQINEALFLSDKEEKIIVDLFKNIEKEYQTNIDKFTQELIVAQLELFMIYAERFYERQFFTRKKSSHELLERFEEVLSQYFENGNLIENGIPSVKTIAEQMNISPNYLGTLLRIHTQQNTQQHIQNKIIDTAKERLSTTNLSVSEIAYELGFEHPQSFSKLFKQKVQQSPGEFRRLFN, via the coding sequence ATGAAAAATACATTTCGTTTTAATTCGCTTTCTGATTTTCATGCTTTCTGCAATCTTCCGAATCCTGAGCATCCGCTGATCAGTTTGATCGATTACAGCAAAGTACGCTATCCTGTGGATGATACGGAACTGAAATGGATACAGAATTTCTACTCGATCGGCCTGAAACGGAATGTGAATGCTAAGTTCAATTACGGACAGCAGGAATATGATTTTGATTCCGGGGTGTTATGCTTTGTTTCGCCGCTTCAGTTTCTAAGCCTTGAAATGAAACCCGGTATTGAAGTGGAACCGACAGGATATTTACTGCTGATTCATCCTGATTTTCTTTGGGGAACTTCTCTCGCGAAGAAAATTAAGTCGTATGAATTTTTCAGCTATCAGATCAATGAAGCGCTTTTTCTTTCGGATAAGGAAGAGAAAATTATTGTTGATTTATTTAAAAATATCGAAAAAGAATATCAGACGAATATCGATAAATTCACACAGGAACTGATTGTTGCCCAACTGGAACTGTTCATGATTTATGCCGAGCGTTTTTATGAGCGTCAGTTTTTTACGCGGAAAAAATCCAGTCACGAATTGCTGGAAAGGTTTGAGGAAGTGCTTTCCCAGTATTTTGAAAACGGAAACCTCATCGAAAACGGTATTCCTTCCGTAAAAACCATTGCCGAACAGATGAATATTTCACCCAATTATTTGGGAACTTTACTCCGCATTCACACTCAACAAAATACGCAGCAGCATATTCAAAATAAGATCATCGACACCGCAAAAGAACGTTTGAGTACAACGAATCTTTCTGTCAGCGAGATTGCTTATGAACTGGGATTTGAGCATCCGCAGTCTTTTAGTAAGTTGTTTAAGCAGAAGGTGCAGCAGTCGCCGGGGGAGTTTAGGAGGTTGTTTAATTGA
- a CDS encoding P-loop ATPase, Sll1717 family, translating into MKQVKGLEFSDENIQRLFGYEDAESEPIDRLREYYFKNETFARVSADLPIRLLVGHKGIGKSALFKVSISEDIDKGNLPILIKPDDIAELGNDEDNFLLSIRKWKSGLNQIIGSKVFNEFGITDKSTLNKLSNYSLKLINFIVESITIATENVDLSTSKKLIVDNFLKTKKIIVYIDDLDRGWEGKKKDINRLSALLNSIRDLASENPGLCFKVSLRSDVYFLVRTSDESTDKIEGSVVWYSWSNHEILIMLIKRILTYFEKDFDENILLNTQQYHLAFYLDNVMESKFQGHGKWENKAMYKILMSLIRKRPRDLVKLCTLAGREAHKAKSNLIKTEHFQNIFEEYSQGRIQDTINEYRTELPLIEKLIFGMKPSKKSKIAYVDSFVFTTPELHLKLNNLLQQNRFTFANSKIATAQDLAHFLYKINFLTARKILADGEIDRKYFEENRYLSNSTVNFGYDWEIHPAYRWALQPDTIDDIFNKLSPSAD; encoded by the coding sequence ATGAAACAAGTAAAAGGACTGGAATTTTCAGATGAAAATATCCAACGATTGTTTGGATATGAAGATGCTGAAAGTGAACCAATCGACAGACTACGTGAATATTATTTTAAAAATGAAACATTCGCAAGAGTGTCAGCTGATTTACCAATTAGACTTTTGGTCGGCCACAAAGGAATAGGAAAATCCGCTTTATTTAAAGTTTCAATATCAGAAGATATTGATAAAGGGAATTTACCTATTTTAATAAAACCGGATGATATAGCCGAACTTGGGAATGATGAAGATAATTTTCTATTATCAATACGAAAGTGGAAAAGTGGTCTTAATCAAATTATTGGATCTAAAGTTTTCAATGAATTTGGAATAACTGATAAATCTACACTTAATAAATTATCAAACTATAGCTTAAAACTAATAAACTTTATTGTCGAATCTATTACAATTGCTACAGAAAATGTTGATCTATCTACTTCAAAAAAATTGATTGTAGATAATTTTTTAAAAACTAAAAAAATTATAGTTTATATTGATGACTTAGATCGTGGTTGGGAAGGTAAAAAAAAAGATATTAATCGTCTTTCTGCACTTTTGAACTCAATTAGAGATTTAGCGAGCGAGAATCCCGGATTATGTTTTAAAGTTTCATTAAGGTCTGACGTATATTTCTTGGTTAGAACATCAGATGAGTCAACAGATAAAATTGAGGGATCAGTAGTATGGTATAGTTGGTCAAATCATGAAATTCTCATAATGCTCATAAAAAGAATTCTTACATATTTTGAGAAAGATTTTGATGAAAATATCTTATTAAATACTCAACAATATCATCTGGCTTTTTATCTAGATAATGTTATGGAAAGTAAATTTCAAGGGCATGGGAAATGGGAAAATAAAGCTATGTATAAAATTCTTATGTCATTAATAAGAAAAAGGCCAAGAGATTTGGTGAAACTCTGTACTCTTGCAGGACGTGAAGCACATAAAGCAAAATCTAATTTAATTAAAACTGAACATTTTCAAAATATATTTGAGGAATATTCACAAGGTAGAATTCAGGATACAATTAACGAATATAGAACAGAACTTCCTTTAATTGAAAAATTAATATTTGGAATGAAGCCATCAAAAAAATCAAAAATCGCTTATGTTGACAGTTTTGTATTTACTACTCCAGAATTACATTTAAAATTAAATAATCTTCTCCAACAAAATCGTTTTACTTTTGCGAATTCAAAGATTGCAACTGCACAAGATTTAGCACATTTTCTATATAAAATAAATTTTCTAACAGCAAGAAAAATTTTAGCAGACGGTGAAATTGATCGCAAATATTTCGAAGAAAATAGATATCTTTCGAATTCCACTGTTAACTTTGGATATGACTGGGAAATACATCCTGCATACAGATGGGCACTACAACCAGATACCATAGATGATATATTCAATAAACTGTCACCTAGTGCAGATTAA
- a CDS encoding type II toxin-antitoxin system RelE/ParE family toxin, which translates to MVVKIFWTDFAKEQLRNIFDYYKLKASPRVAKNLVTGIVEKANTLDFQKEIGQKEELLLSRKENFRYLIYKNYKIIYWFNETKNRIEISDVFDVRQNPTKIQERQ; encoded by the coding sequence ATGGTAGTAAAAATATTCTGGACAGATTTTGCAAAAGAACAATTAAGGAATATTTTTGATTATTATAAATTAAAAGCCAGTCCCCGAGTTGCAAAAAATTTAGTAACTGGAATTGTTGAAAAAGCAAACACACTTGATTTCCAAAAAGAAATCGGACAAAAAGAAGAACTGCTTTTATCAAGAAAAGAAAACTTCAGATACTTGATTTATAAAAATTACAAAATCATTTATTGGTTTAATGAGACAAAGAACCGAATCGAAATAAGTGATGTTTTTGATGTAAGACAAAATCCTACTAAAATTCAAGAAAGACAATAA
- the gldG gene encoding gliding motility-associated ABC transporter substrate-binding protein GldG: MKKIPFKSPFGILLFVILPLVVILAFSGIRLDLTKEKRYTLSDNTIKVLESVKKPVTVDVYLEGDFPASFKQLQSETKFMLEEFRKINPKIDFKFIDPIKSKISQDTLMAMGMQPSVLPDVKDGKVSQIYLFPYAVVKYGDRGVSIPLVVQQTGIDADQQLTKSIENLEYNLVSNIKNIAVDKRKKIGVLVNQDELSPDEFQGFMHLALENYDAGPIIPKNQTELSLADVPLLKQMNALVIAKPRKAFTDGEKVILDQYIMNGGKTLWMIDAVNAEMDTLTRSKKVMPFPVDINMTDFFFNYGIRINPALVKDVKKFALLRLVTGEVGGNPQYTSLPWPYFPLGIAEKNDPITKNINPVKFEFPTSIDTLGGRKNIKTKVLFESSERTLLKQVPNYVELKEVASVDSLGQMEKPSTPKIYAVALEGKFNSAYASRIERKSYPNFKSTSPENKMIVIADGDVGRNKVIKGEPLPLGVDLLTNEQFGNEQFLRNALDYLLDDSNLMELRNRNIEERLLDRQRITEEKNNWQWFNLLLPLAIIGILGGLFFWLRKRKFG, encoded by the coding sequence ATGAAGAAGATACCATTCAAATCGCCATTCGGAATTTTACTGTTTGTTATTTTGCCGTTGGTCGTTATTCTTGCCTTTTCAGGAATCAGATTAGATTTAACAAAAGAAAAAAGATATACGCTTTCCGATAACACGATTAAGGTTTTAGAATCGGTCAAAAAACCTGTGACAGTGGATGTTTACCTGGAAGGAGATTTCCCTGCAAGCTTTAAACAATTGCAGAGTGAAACAAAATTCATGCTGGAGGAATTCAGAAAAATTAATCCAAAAATTGATTTTAAATTCATCGATCCGATTAAGAGTAAGATTTCTCAGGATACATTGATGGCCATGGGAATGCAGCCTTCTGTGCTTCCTGATGTGAAAGACGGGAAGGTTTCTCAGATTTATCTGTTTCCTTATGCGGTCGTAAAATATGGTGACAGAGGGGTTTCTATTCCGTTGGTGGTTCAGCAGACGGGAATAGATGCAGATCAGCAGCTGACAAAATCTATTGAAAATTTAGAATATAATCTGGTTTCAAATATCAAAAATATTGCGGTTGATAAAAGAAAGAAAATTGGGGTTTTGGTAAATCAGGATGAGTTGAGTCCGGATGAATTTCAGGGATTCATGCATCTTGCGTTGGAAAATTATGATGCAGGACCGATTATTCCTAAAAATCAGACAGAACTGTCTTTGGCGGATGTTCCTTTATTAAAACAAATGAATGCTCTGGTCATTGCAAAACCAAGAAAAGCCTTTACAGACGGAGAAAAAGTGATTCTGGACCAATACATCATGAACGGCGGAAAAACCCTTTGGATGATCGATGCCGTAAATGCCGAAATGGATACACTGACAAGGTCTAAAAAAGTAATGCCTTTCCCTGTAGACATCAATATGACAGACTTTTTCTTCAACTACGGAATCAGAATCAACCCTGCATTGGTGAAAGACGTGAAGAAATTTGCATTGTTGAGGCTGGTAACGGGAGAAGTGGGCGGAAACCCGCAGTACACAAGCCTTCCGTGGCCGTATTTCCCGTTGGGAATTGCTGAGAAAAACGATCCGATCACGAAAAATATCAATCCGGTAAAATTTGAATTCCCGACTTCCATCGATACATTGGGAGGAAGAAAAAATATTAAGACAAAAGTTCTTTTCGAATCGAGTGAAAGAACCTTATTGAAGCAGGTTCCGAATTATGTTGAATTAAAAGAAGTGGCCAGCGTCGACAGCCTCGGACAAATGGAAAAACCAAGCACTCCGAAAATCTACGCTGTAGCTTTGGAAGGGAAGTTTAATTCTGCCTATGCTTCAAGAATCGAAAGAAAATCGTACCCGAATTTCAAAAGCACAAGCCCTGAAAATAAAATGATCGTGATTGCAGACGGAGATGTGGGAAGAAATAAAGTGATCAAAGGGGAGCCGCTTCCTTTAGGCGTCGATCTTTTGACCAACGAACAATTCGGAAACGAACAGTTTTTAAGAAATGCTCTAGACTATCTTCTGGACGACAGCAATCTGATGGAACTGCGAAACAGAAACATCGAAGAACGTCTTCTCGACCGACAAAGAATCACAGAAGAAAAAAACAACTGGCAATGGTTTAATTTGCTGCTTCCTTTAGCAATTATCGGTATTTTGGGAGGGTTGTTCTTCTGGTTGAGGAAGAGGAAGTTTGGATAG
- a CDS encoding ABC transporter permease: MFAIFKKELWSYFGNWSAWIIIAAFSLIATLFLFFFENDSNIFDIGMASLQSYFVLVPWLLMFIIPALSMKTFAEEQQTGTLNWLFSQPLKVSDLVLGKFLSVWVVGILCLIPSLIYLYTVYVLGVPEGNIDLGMTFGSYFGLIILIAAFSGVGILASSLSQNQIMAYLLGVFMCFIMYFGIEQLASYKLLGGADFILQNIGFYQHFLGFTRGLIDFKDVAYFVLIIGVTLVLSNHFINKKK; encoded by the coding sequence ATGTTTGCAATTTTTAAAAAAGAACTTTGGAGCTATTTTGGGAACTGGAGTGCGTGGATTATTATCGCGGCTTTCAGTTTGATAGCGACATTGTTTCTGTTTTTTTTCGAGAACGATTCCAATATTTTTGACATCGGGATGGCTTCTCTACAGAGCTATTTCGTTTTGGTGCCTTGGTTATTAATGTTCATCATTCCTGCCCTTTCTATGAAAACTTTTGCGGAAGAACAACAAACGGGAACCTTAAACTGGCTGTTTTCTCAACCGTTGAAAGTCTCGGATTTGGTTCTAGGTAAATTCTTATCAGTTTGGGTGGTTGGTATTTTATGCCTGATTCCTTCACTTATTTATCTTTACACCGTGTATGTTTTAGGTGTTCCGGAAGGAAATATTGACCTTGGAATGACCTTTGGAAGTTATTTCGGATTAATCATTTTAATTGCAGCATTTTCAGGAGTCGGAATTCTGGCTTCTTCGCTTTCTCAAAACCAGATCATGGCTTATCTGCTGGGCGTTTTCATGTGTTTCATCATGTATTTCGGGATCGAACAATTGGCTAGCTATAAGCTATTGGGAGGAGCAGATTTTATTTTGCAGAATATTGGTTTTTATCAGCATTTCTTAGGCTTTACGAGAGGTCTTATTGATTTTAAGGATGTTGCTTATTTTGTTTTAATCATTGGTGTTACGCTAGTTTTGTCCAACCATTTTATCAATAAAAAGAAGTAG
- a CDS encoding CopD family protein, with product MLYTIIKALHIIFMVSYFAGIFYLVRIFVYYKDTDEFAEDKKKILREQYTFMARRLWNIITVPAGVIMTVCGLVMIFLNLGLMKTPWFHLKLTFLIGLAIYHYWCWKKVLKLKELNGNTLETANIKLRQANEIATFILFLVVFTVILKSMVIEYWWQLITGFLVLVFLIMMTVKLVNKKRK from the coding sequence ATGCTTTACACCATAATAAAAGCACTACACATTATCTTCATGGTAAGTTATTTTGCGGGAATTTTTTATCTCGTGAGAATTTTCGTTTACTATAAAGATACCGATGAATTTGCCGAGGATAAAAAGAAGATTTTAAGGGAACAGTATACGTTCATGGCGCGAAGGCTTTGGAACATCATTACCGTTCCGGCCGGAGTTATCATGACGGTTTGTGGATTGGTCATGATTTTCCTGAATTTGGGATTAATGAAAACACCTTGGTTTCATTTAAAATTAACTTTCCTTATCGGACTGGCAATTTATCATTACTGGTGCTGGAAAAAAGTTTTAAAACTCAAAGAACTTAACGGAAATACCCTGGAAACTGCCAATATCAAATTAAGACAAGCCAACGAAATCGCAACCTTTATTTTATTTCTGGTCGTTTTCACAGTAATTTTAAAATCAATGGTGATTGAATATTGGTGGCAATTAATTACAGGATTTCTCGTTTTGGTATTTTTGATTATGATGACGGTGAAATTGGTTAATAAAAAAAGAAAATAA